The nucleotide window TTAATTAAATTTGGCCTACAGCATGGGGTGCAATTTGGGCAACTTATTGAATATTGCATACCTGAAATGCCTAGTTATATTAATCGATCTGGAGCCAGATTTGGCTATTCCGAAGCTTCCTTGATGGCGCGTACCGCGGTTAACCTGCCGTTATGGAGTAGTGCACCGAATGACCTGGAGTTGGTCTTGCATACTGTAAAACTGTTCTCGGAAAAACTGAGGTGAAACGGTGAAAAAAGTATGTCTTTTTCTTAGTGACGATGTATTTGCGGGATTAATGATAAGGCCATTATTGAACAATCAGCCACAAATAATAGCCGGGATCTATATAGAGCAAGAGATGGTAGGCCAACGGTTACCCCTTGAAACCTTCCTGTATGTGACGCAAAAATCGGGAATCCGTTATGCCCTATATCAGGCGGTTGAGCTCATTTGTTACCGTTTATTGGCTTTAATTTGGGAGCTGTATTCAAAACGTTCTATTTTACCTAGTTCGCAGGCAAAGAGACTCAAGATACCTCTTTTCTTCATCAATAAACAAACATGGCCGATACTCGTTGAACAACTAAAAAGCGAACGACCTGACCTAATATTATGTATTAGGTTTAGTCGGATACTGAAGCAGGACATGCTAGGCATTCCTTTGAATGGAATTGTCAACTTTCACGGTAGCTTGTTGCCTAAATATGCAGGTTTAGGATCGGTTCTGCAAGCTGTCCGGCATGGTGAACGGTTCACAGGCGGTACTTTTCACACAATGACGGAAAACGTCGATGAAGGGGTAATCGTCAGGCAAATACAAGTTCCCATTGACCCAGATGAAAGCGTCAGCAGCCTGCATACTAAAATATATTTTGCCAGCTCGCAAGAAATATTGAAAATTTTTGACCCAGTTTCGGAACAAACCGAAACAAAGCAAATCATAACAAGGCAGAGTTATTATAGTTTTCCTGCCGCAGAGCATGTGTCTGAAGTAATCACACACGGCAGGAAGCTTATCAGGCCTAGAGACCTGGTAAATTTTTGGAAGAGTTTATAGATGGTAAGGAGCATATAGTGAAGCACTGGAAGATAATCAGACTTGTTATAGTATGCTTAGTCCTTTGGATAGCCTTGGAAAAATTGGATTCCCGCATCTTTTCTGATTTTACAATTGAAGTCGTTGAAGCTATCTTCTTGGTGCAACCATTAATTATTCTTACCTCATTAACCTTGGCTTTGCGGTTTTTGCTTCTTTCAAACAGTTCACGCAGGTATCTTTTTGTTTTTTTGAAGGCCAATATACTGTCCGTCGGGCTCAATTTCTTTCTTCCTGCGAGGATGTCCGAACTAATTAAACCCATATACCTGAACAATAAAGTAGATGCGGGGCTGAGCCGGCTCACGGCAAGTACGGTAATAGACCGTACCATAGATGCTATTTTGCTGGCTTGTGCAAGTTTGATTGCATTTATCAATTTTTTCACTTTTAACATCTCCAAGACGATAATAAGTATAATTATGATTGTTTCCATCATACTCATAGTGATTCGTTTCCAGAACCTAATGGTAGCGCTTCTTACGAAGTTTCTTGGTCCCCGGTGGGGCAGGTTTTTTGAAAGTTTTATTGCCCAAATTAAACGAAGTCTGCAGGCTGGGGTTTTTTTTCAGGCGGCTGCTTTAGGCGCTGCGGCTTGGTTTTTGTCATTTGTGCAGGTATACTGTTTTCTAAGTGTGGCAGGCAAAGCGCCGATATCCCTATTTGACGCTTTTTTTGTATATATCTTTGTGGTGCTTGGGGCTGCGATACCGGCTCTTCCGGGGGGGCTTGGAACATTTGAGGGGGCAGGGGTGTTGGCCTTATCCCAAATAGGATTTGGCTTCCAGGAAGGCCTGGTTCTTGCTGTAGGCCTGCATATCTCGCAAGTATTATTTGGATTACTCGGGACTGCCGTCATTCTTAGCATGGAGAAGATAGGGATTGCGAACTTGATACGTCAGATAAGAGAAAGTAATGTTGTTCAGGAGTTAAATAAAAAAGAATAACTCGTATATAATGCATTGGCTAGAGAAGAGACTTAGACCGTAAGAAATGATGACTGTTAATAATAATTTATACAGGGGTGAGCTCATGAGTAAGATTGATGTTTTGCTGGTATACCCACAACTGGGATCGTTTGATGGACTATTGCGAGATATACCTCTGAGCCTTATATATGCGGCTGTCGATTCAGTTAAGTGCGGCTTCAAAGTAAACATTCTGGATCTTCGGTTACATCCTGAAGACTGGGAACAACAACTGGACGTACACATGCAGCGTGGGTGCAAACTCGTGGGGCTTTCGGTAATGACCGGGAACCCTATAACGACCTCGTTACGGATTTCGGAGTATGTGAAAACCCGTTTCCAGGCAAAAGTAGTATGGGGTGGACCCCATCCAACTATTCTCCCCGAGCAAACATTGGAGAACCCTTATATAGACTTCATTATCCGGGACTGGGGATCAACAGCGCTAATGCAGTTGTGTCAGTATTTATCCGGTGAGTTGCAAGATATAAGGATCATAAAAGGGCTAGGCCACAAGGAAAATGGCCGGATATCATTGAACGAGGTTCAATGTGCTTTTGAAATGCCGGATTACAAGGATTTGCCGTATCATTTGGTTGATATTGGCAGCAATAACTATAACCGGCTCAACAACCATGAAATGATATTTCCTATTTTCACTTCGCTAGGTTGCCCCTATAACTGTACCTTTTGCATGTCACCTGCCGTCTATAAAAAAATTAAAGGGAAGAAATGGGTATGCTATAGCGATGAATATGTACTTTCCCATATCGAATATTTAGACAATAAATATGATTTTCAAAGATTACAGGTATACGATGACGATTCTTTTGTGGATCTGGAGCGTATACGAAACTTATTAACTGGCTATATCCAAAAAGGGTTTCATAAGAAGTTCCGGTTGGATTTTCGTGGGGCTCGTATCAACGAACTGGACAGAATGGACGACCAATTCCTTGAATTAATGGTCGAAGCCAATGTGGAGTATATGGCTATTGGTGTGGAATCAGGTTCGGAGCGTAGCCTGAAGGCCATGAACAAAGGGATAACTGTTGAACAAATAGTCAGGGTAAACAAAAAATTGGCTCGATTTCCTTCCCTGCGCCCCCACTATAACTTCTTTTGTGGTATTCCTGGCGAAACGATGGAAGACCTTATCAAAACCAAAGAGTTGCTGGAAACTTTGCTGAAGGATAACCCTGATTGTTACCTCGGGGTGGGGGCCGACTGGAAGCCTATACCTGGCTCGGTCATGACCGATGAAGCGGTAAAAAAATATAACTTAACAATTCCCGACCGATTAAGTGATTGGGCAGCCATTGATTCGTTTGACGCCGGCAAGCTCTATCACCCATGGTATACAAAAGAACTGGACAACATGATTAAGCTGTTGCAAATAGCTGGTCAACTGCTTGATCGTAAACTTGCCGACCACAGACAAAGCTTCGGCCCTTTATTAGGTAAAGTAATCGGCCTATTGGCATGGCTGTACAAACCGATATTACGCGTGAGATTGCGTTATAATTACACCTCATTTTTATTTGAAGACCATATAAAAAGGATAGTGTTTCGGACACTTACCAGGATAATGAAAAAAAGATCCATCAATACTTAGGGATGTGGAGAAAATGGAGCGAACGCCGGCAAGTGTTAAAGAACCCATGTGGCTGCGGATAATCTTTATATTTAGCACTCTGACCGCTGGTTTTTATCTTTGGCGAGTGTTGATCGATATGATTGAACCCATTATCGCTTGGCGGGGCTACTCACCAATAAGTTATGTCTACGGAAAAATAGCTGTAGCCGATTTCTCAAGAGGCTTCCCGTCAGGACAACTATATGATAAATCGTTGTTCATGCATATTTATCCCTTTGCCTTTTCTACGTTCGGCATATCTCCCGAGACAATGATTCCTGTGGTGATTGGTTTCCAAATTGTGATACTGTCAATCGCCTTTATATTTCTAACGCGGACGATATATCCCCAAAGCCCGATGGTGATACCTTGCACAGTTGTGTTGCTTGTTATCGCCAGCTACGCAAGATGTATGGATTTTGCCCGATATGACCTTTTTTCCGAAGCTTTGGTTTTGATGCTCTACTACTTCTTCGCAGATGCGGTGCGGATTGTTTCGATAGCCTTTTTTATTCGTGGGCAAATATTAGTTTCGGCGGTTCTCATGGCTTTATGCTATATGGTTTATCCCTCCTATGCAATTATCGGTGCTGGGTTCTTAGCTTCCGCTTATCTTGCAAAGCCGGCCGCGGTACCACAAGCGCGGATAGCTATCTCCTTAGCTATATTTTGCGTATTATCGCTAGCCTGGACAGTAGGCATGTTCGATTTAAACAGTGTCCAAGGGGCGGCTATTGACCGTACTACATGGATTAATTTAACCCGGCTGTCTTCATACCACACATATCCTATTGACATGGGTATTTTCACATTCAGGCCGGCGGAACGGTTATTACCGTTCTTAGCGTTTTTGATGCTGTTCGTCGTTTATTTCTTCCAGGGGCCTCTACGGATTATGGACCGCCAATTATTGGCCGGAATTACGGCTGCTTTACTGTTAACAGTCTTGGGGGTTGTTTTTTCCGGAATCCATATTAGTAGCGCATTGATTAAATTATCCTTGCACCGAGCGAATGATCTGGCTATAAACATATGTCTGATATATATCGTGAATGGACTTTGGAACGAGATCGTCTTTTCCGGGGCGTGGCGAAAAGCACTCGCTATTATTGTATTAATTGGTCCGTTTTACTATGAGCCTGGATTTATCCTCGGTTATGCCAGTCTGCTTGCACTGCCGATGATGCTAAAGAGCGACTCAAGGAGAAGAGCTACTTTATTGGTTTATTATTTAGGAATCCTGGTATTGGCTTCTGTTTACTTTGCCAATGGCACGCTGTCGTTGAACGATAACTGGATGGCGGCCACCTTCACCGGCGGCAAACGTCTTGCACTTATTTTTTTCAGTACCTTCGTACTGGCCCACCTGATTAGGTTAGCTGAGAAGCGGGAAGCTATGCGGATGATACTTGTAACAGTCATGGCTGTATTAATTGTTAGCGGGTCTGCGATTTACTGGATCGGCCAACAATCATCCCTGATCTCCGACCGGGAATTGAAGGAGAGTTATAAGGATGCGCAAGTATGGGCAAGGCACGCTACTGCTGCCGACGCATTATTTATGATCGACCCAACAATATATTATGGATGGCGGGATTATTCCCTAAGAAGCTCATTTGGTAACCTCCGTGAATGGGTATATACCTCTTGGCAGTACGCCTCGGACTATCGATTATTCCGCGAGGGACAAAACAGGTTTAACGAGTTTTCTTTGGATATAAATAACTATTTTGGCCCTGAGGGACCGTCTTACGACAGTTTTGATAGAATGGACCGCGATGTGCAGACGTATTACAATTCTGCCTCCGATAGCTGGCGGAAAAAGTTAGTCAATAAATATGCGATTGACTATTTCGTATTTGTCAAAGACCGTATGGAGACGCAACCTGCGCTACCGATAGCGTATGAAAATAAGAGGATAGTCGTTTACAAAGCCGACAGACAATAAATACTTATAACAAGCATAAAATACTTTCTTCACTAAATGATCACTACAAGGAGGAAGGCCCCAAGGGATGCGGGGCTAACAACATGGGTAAAATTGTTCGGGATATTCAGGACACATTGCTAGGGAAGCGATACTTTGTTTATGAAGACATTGGTAAAGACAACTGGCTTTACCCCTTGGATCTGGACTTTACCCTCGAAAATGAAGAAATGCATTATTGTCCTAAGGATGACGCCGGGATTCCGATTAAAGTGTATGAATCGGTCGGCAAGCAGTATAACCCGACCCGGGTCGCCGCATACGGACTGGCAAACTGGAACTGTTTCCGTAAAACCAATCAGACTCATTATCGCGAGTGTTTCATGAGAAGCGTCGATTGGTTTGCCGCACAGGACGACGGGCTATGGCGGTATCTTTTCGACTTGGAAGGAGTGCGTGCGCCCTGGATTTCCTGCATGGCGCAGGGAGAAGGCATCAGTATTCTGGCCAGAGCCTATATTATGCAGCAGCAACCTGATTTTCTCGCAATAGCAGAAAGAGCACTGAGTCCTTTTCAAACCGATGTCGCGCAAGGGGGAGTGCGCTCTTTCTTAGACTCAGGCGATCTTTTCTTTGAGGAATTCCCAGGTAACCGGTATGCCAAGAATGTACTTAACGGTTTCTTGTATG belongs to Sporomusaceae bacterium and includes:
- a CDS encoding formyltransferase family protein, with amino-acid sequence MKKVCLFLSDDVFAGLMIRPLLNNQPQIIAGIYIEQEMVGQRLPLETFLYVTQKSGIRYALYQAVELICYRLLALIWELYSKRSILPSSQAKRLKIPLFFINKQTWPILVEQLKSERPDLILCIRFSRILKQDMLGIPLNGIVNFHGSLLPKYAGLGSVLQAVRHGERFTGGTFHTMTENVDEGVIVRQIQVPIDPDESVSSLHTKIYFASSQEILKIFDPVSEQTETKQIITRQSYYSFPAAEHVSEVITHGRKLIRPRDLVNFWKSL
- a CDS encoding lysylphosphatidylglycerol synthase transmembrane domain-containing protein, with amino-acid sequence MEEFIDGKEHIVKHWKIIRLVIVCLVLWIALEKLDSRIFSDFTIEVVEAIFLVQPLIILTSLTLALRFLLLSNSSRRYLFVFLKANILSVGLNFFLPARMSELIKPIYLNNKVDAGLSRLTASTVIDRTIDAILLACASLIAFINFFTFNISKTIISIIMIVSIILIVIRFQNLMVALLTKFLGPRWGRFFESFIAQIKRSLQAGVFFQAAALGAAAWFLSFVQVYCFLSVAGKAPISLFDAFFVYIFVVLGAAIPALPGGLGTFEGAGVLALSQIGFGFQEGLVLAVGLHISQVLFGLLGTAVILSMEKIGIANLIRQIRESNVVQELNKKE
- a CDS encoding radical SAM protein, which encodes MSKIDVLLVYPQLGSFDGLLRDIPLSLIYAAVDSVKCGFKVNILDLRLHPEDWEQQLDVHMQRGCKLVGLSVMTGNPITTSLRISEYVKTRFQAKVVWGGPHPTILPEQTLENPYIDFIIRDWGSTALMQLCQYLSGELQDIRIIKGLGHKENGRISLNEVQCAFEMPDYKDLPYHLVDIGSNNYNRLNNHEMIFPIFTSLGCPYNCTFCMSPAVYKKIKGKKWVCYSDEYVLSHIEYLDNKYDFQRLQVYDDDSFVDLERIRNLLTGYIQKGFHKKFRLDFRGARINELDRMDDQFLELMVEANVEYMAIGVESGSERSLKAMNKGITVEQIVRVNKKLARFPSLRPHYNFFCGIPGETMEDLIKTKELLETLLKDNPDCYLGVGADWKPIPGSVMTDEAVKKYNLTIPDRLSDWAAIDSFDAGKLYHPWYTKELDNMIKLLQIAGQLLDRKLADHRQSFGPLLGKVIGLLAWLYKPILRVRLRYNYTSFLFEDHIKRIVFRTLTRIMKKRSINT
- a CDS encoding D-glucuronyl C5-epimerase family protein, coding for MGKIVRDIQDTLLGKRYFVYEDIGKDNWLYPLDLDFTLENEEMHYCPKDDAGIPIKVYESVGKQYNPTRVAAYGLANWNCFRKTNQTHYRECFMRSVDWFAAQDDGLWRYLFDLEGVRAPWISCMAQGEGISILARAYIMQQQPDFLAIAERALSPFQTDVAQGGVRSFLDSGDLFFEEFPGNRYAKNVLNGFLYAVVGIIELKRISTLSIISDLLAQLTNTLERNIHRWDLGYWSAYDLNNEREAGPRNACTAAYNSLHIAQLFYLSQALDSRILGEYAAKWNRYHDSQLCRIKAVAAKVKYRLLYPAQR